Below is a genomic region from Burkholderiales bacterium.
CCATGCCGTACCTGAAGTCGAAGCCCGCGTGAGCAGCGAGCCGCTGCGCCTCATCATCGTCGACGACGAAGCGCCGGCGCGGGCGCGGCTGCGCGACCTGCTCGCCGACTGCGCTTCGGAGATCGCGCTCGAAGTCGTGGGTGAAGCCGGCACCGCCCGCACCGCGCTCGACGTGCTCGCGGCGACCGGCGCCGACCTCATGCTGCTCGACATCCGCATGCCCGAGATCGACGGCATCGAGCTCGCGCAGCACCTGTCGAAGCTGCCCGAGCCGCCGGCGATCGTCTTCACGACAGCCTACGACGCCTATGCGATCCGCGCGTTCGAGGTGCACGCGGTCGATTACCTGCTGAAGCCGATACGCACCGCGCGCCTGCTCGAAGCGCTGAAGCGCGTCTCCTCCGCGCGCAGGCCGAGCACCGAGACCCTGCGCGAGATGAGCGAGAAGGCGCCGGCGTTCCTGTCGGCGCAGGAGCGCGGCCGCATCCACCTCATACCGGTCGACGAAGTGATCTATCTCAAGGCCGAGCTCAAGTACGTCACGGTGCGTACGAAAGAGCGCGAATACCTGATCGAGGACTCGCTCGCCCGGCTCGAGACCGAGTACCCAGAGCGCTTCGTGCGCGTGCACCGCAACTGCCTCATCGCGCGCGCCGCGATCCGCGGCTTCGAGCGCGGCGGCGGCGACGGCGAAGCGCAGTGGCTCGCGGTGCTGGACGGCATCGACGAGAAGCTCGCGGTGTCCCGACGTCAGCACCACATCGTGCGCGAGTTCAGCAAGCTTTAAAGCCAAAAGCAAAGCGTCAACACAGAGGGCACGGAGGAACACGGGGGACACGGAGGAAAACCACAAACGTCAAAATGTGCGTCGTCATTCCCGCGCCGGCGGGAAACCATCTTGATGTTCGAATCTCAAAAATGGATTCCCGACAGCTCCGCTACCGCGGTTCGGGAATGACGTTGATTGTTCCTCCGCGGCCCCGTGTCCTCCGTGTTGAGGCTGTGCTGCAGGGCGGTGGTAAAATTCAGTGACGTTTTCCCCGCAAATTTCAATGACCTCCACATCTTCCGCCCCGCTGCCGCGGCGCATCGTCATCGCGACGCGCGCGTCGGCGCTTGCAATGTGGCAGGCGCGCTACGTCGAGACGCGGATCAGGGCGCTCTATCCGGATATCGAGCTCGTGCTCGACGGCATGACGACCGAAGGCGACCGGCGGCTCGATACCTCGCTCGCGCGCATCGGCGGCAAGGGACTCTTCGTCAAGGAGCTCGAGGACGCGCTCGCGCGCGGCGACGCGGACCTCGCGGTGCACTCGATGAAGGACGTGCCGATGGCGCTGCAGCCCGGGCACGTGCTCGCGGCGATCGCCGAGCGGGCGGACCCGCGTGACGCGTTCGTCTCGATCCATTACGCCGACGTCGCCGCGCTCCCCCAAGGTGCGTGCGTCGGCACGTCCAGCCTGCGGCGCGAGAGCCAGCTTCGCGCGCGCCGGCCCGACCTCGTCGTCAAGCCGCTGCGCGGCAATGTGCCGACGCGGCTCCGCAAGCTCGACGAAGGCCAGTACGACGCGATCATCCTCGCTTGCGCAGGCCTGAAACGCCTCGGCCTCGCCGACCGCATCCGCTCGCTGATGCCGACCGACGAAAGCCTGCCCGCGGCGGGACAGGGCGCGGTAGGTATCGAGTGCCGCGCCGATCGCGAAGACCTGCGGCGGTTGCTCGCGCCGATCGACCACGAGGCGACCTCACTGTGCGTGCGCGCCGAGCGCGCGGTCGCACGCACCCTCGCGGGCTCGTGCACGGTGCCGCTCGCCGCCTATGGTGAGATCGCCGGCGGCACGATGCGCCTGCGCGGCTACGTCGGCGCGCCCGACGGCACACGCACCGCGCGCGCCGAGATCGAAGGCCCGGCGCACGAGGCCGAAGCGCTGGGTGTCGAGCTCGCCGGGAAGCTCGGGGCGGTCGGCGCGGGCGAGATCCTCGCCGCGCTCGAGCCTTGATCGACATGACCGCCCCCACCGACGTTCGGCGGGGCCTCGCCGGCCGCGGCGTGATCGTGACCCGCCCCGCCGGGCAGAGCGACGGCCTCGCGAAGTGCGTCGAGCGCGAAGGCGGCAAGGCGATCGTTTTCCCGGTGATCGCGATCGAGGACGTCGCGGACCGCGAGCGGCTCATGCGCATCGTCGATCGTCTCGACGATTTCGACCTCGCCATCTTCGTCAGTCCCAGCGCGGTCGCCAAAGCCATGGCGGCGATTACCGGGCGCCGCGCATTCCCTTCGAGCCTCACCGCCGCCGCGGTCGGTCCCGGCGGCGCGCGCGAGCTCAAGCGGCGGGGCATCGAGCGCGTGCTCGTGCCGCCCGCGCGCTTCGACAGCGAAGGCCTGCTCGACCTGCCGGAGCTCAGGCACGTGGCGGGCCGGCACGTCGTCATCTTCCGCGGCGAAGGCGGGCGCGCGCTCCTCGCCGAGACGCTCGCGCTGCGCGGCGCGCGCGTGACGTTTGCCGAATGTTACCGGCGCGTGAAACCGCAGGCGGACGTCGCGCCCCTCGTCGACGCGTGGGATCGCGGCGAGGTGCACGCGGTGATCGCGACGAGCAGCGAGGGCTTGCGCAACTTCCACGACATGCTCGGCGAAGCGGGGCGCGCGGCGCTCCGGCGCACGCCGGTGTTCGTCCCCCACCCGCGCATCAAGGACGCGGCGCACGCGCTCGGGATCGCGGAGGCCTTCGTCACCGCCGCCGGTGACGAGGCGATGGTCGCCGGCATCGTGAGCCACTTCGCGTGAGGTTGCCGCCGCTCGCGCCGTAGCCGCATACTGTCGGCCTGCACATGAACGACACACCAGTGAACGAGCCGTCGCCCGCGGTCCCTGCGGCGGTGCCCGTTCCCCAACCTCCGCCGGCCGCAGCGACTCCGCCCGCGCCGAGTCACGGCGCCGACCGCTTCATCGCCGCGACCGCTTTCGTCCTCTCGCTGCTCGCGCTGCTGCTGCTGGCCTGGCAGTGGTACGACAGCCGCAACACCGTCGAAGGGCTGCGCCAGGAGCTGGCGAAGAAGATCGCCGAAGCCGACGCGGTGAACAAGACGAGCAAGATGCTCGCGGACCAGGCGCGCGAGGCGAGCGCCGAGGCGCAGGTGAAGCTCGGGGTGCTCGAAGCGAAGCTCGCCGAGTCGCAGAGCCAGCAGATCGCGCTCGAGGCGCTGTATCAGGAGCTCTCGCGCAACCGCGACGAAGCGGCGCTCGCCGAGATCGAGCAGTCGCTGCTGCTCGCGAGCCAGCAGCTCCAGCTCGCGGGCAACGTCAAGTCCGCGCTGATCGCGCTCCAGAACGCGGACTCGCGCCTCCAGCGCCTGGAGCGGCCGCAGCTCACGCCGGTGCGTAAAGCTTTGAATCGCGACATCGAGCGCCTGAAGGCGCTGCCGTTCGTCGACACCGTCGGCATCGCGGTGCGCCTCGACAACGTCATCGCGGTGGTGGACGCCCTGCCGCTGTCCATGGAGATGAGGCCGCCCGATACCGCCGCCGCCGAAGCGCCGAAAGCGCCGCCCGCGAACGCGTGGCAGCGCTTCACGCGCGAGGCGTGGAACGAGCTGAAGCAGCTCGTGCGCGTGCAGAACATGGACCGGCCCGACGTGCCGCTGCTGCTGCCGTCGCAGAGCTATTACCTGCGCGAGAACCTGAAGCTGCGCCTCCTCGGCGCGCGGCTCGCGCTGCTCTCGCGCGACCAGACGAGCTTCAAGGCGGACCTCAACGCGTCGCGCGAATGGGTGACCAAGTACTACGACACGCGCGAGAAAGCGGTGTCGAACACGCTCTCGACGCTGCGCAACCTCTCGGAGAGCGACATCAACATCGAGATGCCCGACATCTCATCGACGCTCGACGCGGTGCGCCAGCTGCGGCTCGCGCGCGAGCGGCCGCTGAAATGACGCCGATCGCAATGCGATCGGCGTCATTGCGAGCCGCGCCGCGGCGAAGCAATCCCGGCGCGGCCGTAACCCGCGTAAGGGCTTCGTGACGCGCGCATGAAAACGCTCTTCACCATCATCGCCCTCTTCGCGATCGCCGTGGGGCTCGTCCTCGCGGCGCGCTACAACGACGGCTACGTGCTCGTCATGCTGCCGCCGTACCGGGTCGAGTTCTCGCTGAACTTCCTGCTCGTCCTGCTCGCGATCGCGTTCGTCCTGCTCTACAGCTTCGCCCGCCTCGTCACGACCGCGGTGCAGACGCCGGCGCGGGTGCGGCAGTACCGACTCGCGCGCCGCCGGGCGAGCGCTCAGGCGGCGCTGCTGACGGCGCTCGAAGCGTATTTCGAAGGCCGCTATGCGAAGGCCGAGCGCGCGGCGGCGCATTCGGCGGAGCTCGGCCAGAACAAGCGCCTGTCGCTGGTGGTCGCGGCGCGCGCGGCGCACGAGCTGCGCTCGTTCGACCGCCGCGACGCTTACCTGCGCGAGGCCGCGATCGAGGCGCCGGACGAAGACGCTTTGCGCATCGTCACCGAAGCCGAGCTGCTGCTCGAAGAACGGCGTGCACAGGAAGCGCTGGACGTGCTGAAGGGGCTGCCGCGCAAGCACACCGCGGCGCTCAAGCTCGAGCTCAAGGCGCAGCAGCAGACGCGGCGCTGGGAGGAAGTCGCGGCGCTCGCGAGCGAGCTCGAAAAGCGCAACGTCTTCGACGCCGACCAGGGCGCGAAGCTGCGCGTCACGGCGGTTGCGGAGAGCCTGAAGCGCAAGGCCCACGACGCGATCGCGCTCGACGAAGCCTGGAAGAAAGTGCCCGACGTGCAGAAGCGCGATGCGACGATCGCCGCGGCGGTCGCGCGGTGCTATATCGATCTAGGACGCGGTACGGATGCGCTGGCGGTGGTCGAGCAAAGCCTCGGTACCGCGTGGGACAGCCGGCTCGCCGCGCTCTACGCCGAGGCGATCGGCCGCGACCCGGTGCGGCAGCTCGAGCGCGCGGAGAAATGGCTCGAGGAGCACCGCAACGATTCACAGCTCCTGCTCGCGCTCGGCAAGCTTTGCGCACGCCAGTCGCTGTGGGGGAAAGCGGAGAGCTATCTCGAAGCGAGCGTCGCGGTCGAGCCGACCGTCGCGGGACACCTCGAGCTCGCGCGGCTGCAGGACAGACTCGGCAACGCCGACGCCGCGCGGCGGCATTATCGCGAAAGCCTCGAGCTCGCTCTGAAAGCGCTCAATCCGTAGGGTGCGCGCAAGCGCGCCGCGCCTTTAAAAGCAAAGCATTAACACGGAGGACACGGAGGAGAACAGACGCGACGGACGAACCGGCGTCATTCCCGCGAAGGCGGGAATCCATTTTGACGTGCAGGTTTGAAGATGGATTCCCGATCACTTCCGCTAGCGCGGGTCGGGAATGACGTTGTTTGTTTTCCCTCCGTGTCCTCCGTGTTCCTCCGTGTCGACGCTTTTGACGTTGACGTTTAAGGCTTCGGAGCGGCGGCGGGCGTGAACGCGTCGGAGAAGAACTCCGAATCCGGCAGCTTGCACGTCGCGGTGAATTCCTTGTGCGCCGACTCGACGACGATCGGCGCGCCGCACGCGTAGACCTGGTAGCCGGTCATGTCGGGGAAGTCTTCCATCACCGCGCGATGGACGAAGCCGCCGCGGCCGGTCCAGTTGTCTTCGGGCAGCGCGTCGGAGATCACCGGGATGTAGTTGATGCCGTGGTCGCGGACCCAGCTTTCGGCCAGCGCGTTCAGGTAGAGGTCCTGCGGCCGGCGCCCGCCCCAGTACAGCGTCATCGGACGGGTGACGCCTTTGTAGACCGCGTGCTGGATCATCGCCTTGATCGGTGCGAAGCCGGTGCCGCTCGCGACGAAGATGATCGGCTTGGCGCTCTCGTCGCGCAGGAAGAACGTCCCCAGCGGACCTTCGAAGCGCAGGATCTCCTTCTCCTTCATCGTGCCGAACACGTACTGGCTGAAAGGCCCGCCGTAGTTGCGCAGATGCAGCTCGAGGAAGCCGTCGTCCTCGGGCGAGTTGGCGAGCGACAGGCTGCGCCGCATGCCGCCGCGCATGAGGATGTCGATGTACTGTCCGGCGAGGAACTGCAGCCGCTCGTTCGCGGGCAGCTTCAACTGAAGCCGCATCACGTCGGGCGCGAGCTTCTCCAGCGCCTGCACGCGGCACGGCATCATGCGCACCTGGATGTCTTTCACCGCGCTGATCTCGCGGCATTCGATCACGAGGTCCGACAGCGGCTTCGCCTGGCAGAACAGCGCGTAGCCCTGCGCCTTCTCGCTGTCGGGCAGCGTGTCTTCCTGGTAGAGGCCGTAATCGACCGTGCCTTCGAGCACCTTGCCTTTGCACGTGCCGCACGCGCCGTTACGGCAGCTGTAGGCGAGCACGTAGCCTTCGCGCAGCGCCACTTCGAGGACGGTGTCGTCCGCGGGCATGTCGAAGGAATGGTTGCTGGGCTTGATCGTGACGCGGTAGGTCATGGCGGTTAAGACGCTGGAATGTCGATTGGATGCGGCCCGGCTGTCTTGCGTTTCCGGCGTAAAATCAACGCATGCACAGGCTCTTGATCATCGGCTGCGGGGACGTCGCGATGCGCATGATCCCGCTCGTGCGCGCGCGTTACGCGCTCTACGCCCTGGTGCGCGAGCGTGAACGTTTCGCGGAGCTGCGCGCGCTGGGATTGAAGCCCGTCTGGGGAGATCTCGACCGGCCGGATACTCTAGTCGCGCTTCCGGGTCTCGCGCACGACGTCGTACACTTCGCGCCGCCGCCGCAAACCGGCGTTCGCGACACGCGTACCGCGCATCTGATCGCCGCGCTTGCAAAGGGAAAAAGTCTACCACAGCAGCTCGTGTACATAAGCACGAGCGGCGTGTACGGCGATTGCGGCGGCGAGCTCGTGGACGAGACGCGCCCGCTCAGGCCGCAGACTGCCCGCGCTCAGCGCCGCGCCGACGCCGAGCGCCGTCTTCGCGCCTTCGGCGCGCGCAGCGGCGTGCGCGTGACGATCCTGCGCGTGCCGGGCATCTATGCCGCCGATCGCCTGCCGCTGTCTCGTCTTACGAAAGGCACGCCCGCGCTGCGCGAAGAGGACGACACCTACGTGAACCACGTGCATGCCGAGGACCTCGCGCGCATCGTGGTCGCGGCCCTGCACCGCGGGCACCCCAACCGCAGCTACAACGCCGCGGACGACGTGCCGCAGCGCATGGGCGATTACTTCGATCTCGTCGCCGACCGCTTCGGTCTGCCGCGGCCGCCGCGCATACCGCGCGAGGAAGCGCGCCGCACGATACCGCCGCAGCTCTATTCGTTCATGAGCGAATCGCGCCGTCTGTCGAACCATCGCCTGAAGCGCGAGCTGAAAGTGTCGCTGCGTTACCCGTCGGTGCACGAAGGCATCGCCGACGCACCAGGGAGCCGGTAGATGGAAGAGATCCACGACGTGCTGCTGGTCTTCACCAACGCGCCCGACCGCGACGTCGCCTCGCGCATCGCGCAGACGCTGGTCGAGAAACGCCTCGCCGCCTGCGTGAACCTCCTCGCGGGCTGCACCTCGGTGTACCGCTGGCAGGGCGAGATCGAGCGCGCGGAAGAGGTGCCGATGCTGATCAAGACCCGCGGCGCGCGCTTCCCCGAGGTCGAGGCGGCGATCCGCCACCTCCACCCTTACGAACTCCCGGAGATCATCGCGGTCCCAGTGACGCAAGGTCTCCCCGAGTACCTCGACTGGGTCACGAGCGAGACCGCCATCCCCATCGGCTGACCACTGACATGCTGCGCTTACTCGCTTTTCTCCTGGCCTTCGCCGCCGGCCACGCCGCCGCCGCGGTGTCGCCGCAGGATCTCCTCGAGCCCGACCAGGCGTTCCGCTTCTCGGCGCGCGCCGTGGCGAAGGACGCGATCGAGGTGCAGTGGCAGGTGGCCCCGGGCTATTACATGTACCGCGAGCGCATCAAGTTCGCGGCGCAGCCCGAGAACGTCGTGCTCGGCAGCCCCGACCTGCCGCCGGGCAAGCTCAAGAAGGACGAGTTCTTCGGCGAGACCCAGACCTACCGCGGCGAGGTGCGCGTGCGCGTGCCGGTGAAGGACGCGGCCGGGATCGACTCGATCACGCTGGTCGCGAACTCGCAGGGCTGCGCGGACTCGGGCGTGTGCTACGTCCCGCACGAGCAGAAAGCGCAGATCAATCTCGCGTCGCTGTCGTCTGCACCGCCGACGGGCGCGACCGGCGGCGGCTTCCCCGCCGGCGTGTTTTCGGGGCCCGCGACCACCGACAGCGGCGACGACACCGTCATCGCCCGGCTGTTCGAAGGCAGCGTCGCCGTGCTGCTGCTCGCGTTCTTCGCCGCGGGTCTCGGGCTGTCGTTCACGCCGTGCGTGCTGCCGATGATCCCCATCCTCTCGGGCATCATCGCGGGCGGCGCGCACGCGCACCCGACGCGGATCCACAGCTTCCTGCTGTCGGCGGCGTACGTGCTGGGCATGGCGATCACCTACGCGATCGCCGGCGTGCTCGCGGGCCTGTCGGGGGCGATGCTCTCGGCGGCGCTGCAGAACGCGTGGGTGCTCGGCGCCTTCGCGCTCGTCTTCGTGCTGCTCGCCGGATCGATGTTCGGTTTCTACGAGCTCCAGCTTCCCACGGCGATGCAGTCGAGCCTCTCCGGCGTCACCAACCGCCTGCCGGGCGGCCGTTTCCTCGGCGTCTTCGGCATGGGCGTGCTGTCCGCGCTCATCGTCGGGCCGTGCGTCGCGGCGCCGCTCGCGGCGGCGCTGCTCTACATCAGCCGGACCGGCGACGTCGTGCTCGGCGGCTCGGCGCTGTTCGTGATGGCGCTCGGCATGGGGGTTCCGCTCCTCGCCGTCGGGGCTTCCGCGGGTGCGCTGCTGCCGAAGGCCGGGGCGTGGATGGAAGCGGTGAAGAAGTTCTTCGGCGTCCTGCTCCTCGGACTGGCGATCTATCTGGTCTCCCCGGTGATCCCGGTCGCGGTGCAGATGCTGCTGTGGGCGGCGCTGCTCGCCATCACCGGCATTTACCTCAGGGCGCTCGATGCGCTGCCGACCACCGCGCGGCCGTTCGACCGCTTCGCCAAAGGGGTCGGGCTGCTCGTGCTCGTGACCGGTATCGCGTTCCTGATCGGCGCGCTGTCCGGCAGCCGCGACATTCTCCAGCCGCTGTCGGGCCTGCGCGGCGGCGGCGGACCGGCGGCGCAGGAAGCGCCGGTCGCGTTCCAGCGCATCGCTTCGACCGCCGACCTCGATCGCGTGGTGGCGGAGGCGGGCGGCAAGCCGGTGATGCTCGATTTCTATGCGGACTGGTGCGTGTCGTGCAAGGAGATGGAGCGCTATACCTTCACCGACCCGGCGGTGAAGCAGCGCCTGGACGGCATGATCACGGTGCAGGCGGACGTCACCGCGAACTCAGGCGATCACCAGAAGCTCCTCCAGCGCTTCAAGCTCTTCGGCCCGCCCGGCATCATCTTCTTCGGCCCCGACGGCCGCGAGCTGACCGGCGTGCGCGTCGTCGGCTTCCTGCCGGCGCCGAAGTTCACCGCGGTGCTCGATCGCGTGGTGAAGCAGGAACCGCAGGCCCGCCTGACGCCGTGATCGCCCGCAGAGAATGGCTCA
It encodes:
- the cutA gene encoding divalent-cation tolerance protein CutA; the encoded protein is MEEIHDVLLVFTNAPDRDVASRIAQTLVEKRLAACVNLLAGCTSVYRWQGEIERAEEVPMLIKTRGARFPEVEAAIRHLHPYELPEIIAVPVTQGLPEYLDWVTSETAIPIG
- a CDS encoding uroporphyrinogen-III C-methyltransferase, which gives rise to MNDTPVNEPSPAVPAAVPVPQPPPAAATPPAPSHGADRFIAATAFVLSLLALLLLAWQWYDSRNTVEGLRQELAKKIAEADAVNKTSKMLADQAREASAEAQVKLGVLEAKLAESQSQQIALEALYQELSRNRDEAALAEIEQSLLLASQQLQLAGNVKSALIALQNADSRLQRLERPQLTPVRKALNRDIERLKALPFVDTVGIAVRLDNVIAVVDALPLSMEMRPPDTAAAEAPKAPPANAWQRFTREAWNELKQLVRVQNMDRPDVPLLLPSQSYYLRENLKLRLLGARLALLSRDQTSFKADLNASREWVTKYYDTREKAVSNTLSTLRNLSESDINIEMPDISSTLDAVRQLRLARERPLK
- a CDS encoding heme biosynthesis HemY N-terminal domain-containing protein gives rise to the protein MKTLFTIIALFAIAVGLVLAARYNDGYVLVMLPPYRVEFSLNFLLVLLAIAFVLLYSFARLVTTAVQTPARVRQYRLARRRASAQAALLTALEAYFEGRYAKAERAAAHSAELGQNKRLSLVVAARAAHELRSFDRRDAYLREAAIEAPDEDALRIVTEAELLLEERRAQEALDVLKGLPRKHTAALKLELKAQQQTRRWEEVAALASELEKRNVFDADQGAKLRVTAVAESLKRKAHDAIALDEAWKKVPDVQKRDATIAAAVARCYIDLGRGTDALAVVEQSLGTAWDSRLAALYAEAIGRDPVRQLERAEKWLEEHRNDSQLLLALGKLCARQSLWGKAESYLEASVAVEPTVAGHLELARLQDRLGNADAARRHYRESLELALKALNP
- the hemC gene encoding hydroxymethylbilane synthase; its protein translation is MTSTSSAPLPRRIVIATRASALAMWQARYVETRIRALYPDIELVLDGMTTEGDRRLDTSLARIGGKGLFVKELEDALARGDADLAVHSMKDVPMALQPGHVLAAIAERADPRDAFVSIHYADVAALPQGACVGTSSLRRESQLRARRPDLVVKPLRGNVPTRLRKLDEGQYDAIILACAGLKRLGLADRIRSLMPTDESLPAAGQGAVGIECRADREDLRRLLAPIDHEATSLCVRAERAVARTLAGSCTVPLAAYGEIAGGTMRLRGYVGAPDGTRTARAEIEGPAHEAEALGVELAGKLGAVGAGEILAALEP
- a CDS encoding LytTR family DNA-binding domain-containing protein yields the protein MSSEPLRLIIVDDEAPARARLRDLLADCASEIALEVVGEAGTARTALDVLAATGADLMLLDIRMPEIDGIELAQHLSKLPEPPAIVFTTAYDAYAIRAFEVHAVDYLLKPIRTARLLEALKRVSSARRPSTETLREMSEKAPAFLSAQERGRIHLIPVDEVIYLKAELKYVTVRTKEREYLIEDSLARLETEYPERFVRVHRNCLIARAAIRGFERGGGDGEAQWLAVLDGIDEKLAVSRRQHHIVREFSKL
- a CDS encoding SDR family oxidoreductase, giving the protein MHRLLIIGCGDVAMRMIPLVRARYALYALVRERERFAELRALGLKPVWGDLDRPDTLVALPGLAHDVVHFAPPPQTGVRDTRTAHLIAALAKGKSLPQQLVYISTSGVYGDCGGELVDETRPLRPQTARAQRRADAERRLRAFGARSGVRVTILRVPGIYAADRLPLSRLTKGTPALREEDDTYVNHVHAEDLARIVVAALHRGHPNRSYNAADDVPQRMGDYFDLVADRFGLPRPPRIPREEARRTIPPQLYSFMSESRRLSNHRLKRELKVSLRYPSVHEGIADAPGSR
- a CDS encoding CDP-6-deoxy-delta-3,4-glucoseen reductase, which translates into the protein MTYRVTIKPSNHSFDMPADDTVLEVALREGYVLAYSCRNGACGTCKGKVLEGTVDYGLYQEDTLPDSEKAQGYALFCQAKPLSDLVIECREISAVKDIQVRMMPCRVQALEKLAPDVMRLQLKLPANERLQFLAGQYIDILMRGGMRRSLSLANSPEDDGFLELHLRNYGGPFSQYVFGTMKEKEILRFEGPLGTFFLRDESAKPIIFVASGTGFAPIKAMIQHAVYKGVTRPMTLYWGGRRPQDLYLNALAESWVRDHGINYIPVISDALPEDNWTGRGGFVHRAVMEDFPDMTGYQVYACGAPIVVESAHKEFTATCKLPDSEFFSDAFTPAAAPKP
- the dsbD gene encoding protein-disulfide reductase DsbD, with translation MLRLLAFLLAFAAGHAAAAVSPQDLLEPDQAFRFSARAVAKDAIEVQWQVAPGYYMYRERIKFAAQPENVVLGSPDLPPGKLKKDEFFGETQTYRGEVRVRVPVKDAAGIDSITLVANSQGCADSGVCYVPHEQKAQINLASLSSAPPTGATGGGFPAGVFSGPATTDSGDDTVIARLFEGSVAVLLLAFFAAGLGLSFTPCVLPMIPILSGIIAGGAHAHPTRIHSFLLSAAYVLGMAITYAIAGVLAGLSGAMLSAALQNAWVLGAFALVFVLLAGSMFGFYELQLPTAMQSSLSGVTNRLPGGRFLGVFGMGVLSALIVGPCVAAPLAAALLYISRTGDVVLGGSALFVMALGMGVPLLAVGASAGALLPKAGAWMEAVKKFFGVLLLGLAIYLVSPVIPVAVQMLLWAALLAITGIYLRALDALPTTARPFDRFAKGVGLLVLVTGIAFLIGALSGSRDILQPLSGLRGGGGPAAQEAPVAFQRIASTADLDRVVAEAGGKPVMLDFYADWCVSCKEMERYTFTDPAVKQRLDGMITVQADVTANSGDHQKLLQRFKLFGPPGIIFFGPDGRELTGVRVVGFLPAPKFTAVLDRVVKQEPQARLTP
- a CDS encoding uroporphyrinogen-III synthase, which codes for MTAPTDVRRGLAGRGVIVTRPAGQSDGLAKCVEREGGKAIVFPVIAIEDVADRERLMRIVDRLDDFDLAIFVSPSAVAKAMAAITGRRAFPSSLTAAAVGPGGARELKRRGIERVLVPPARFDSEGLLDLPELRHVAGRHVVIFRGEGGRALLAETLALRGARVTFAECYRRVKPQADVAPLVDAWDRGEVHAVIATSSEGLRNFHDMLGEAGRAALRRTPVFVPHPRIKDAAHALGIAEAFVTAAGDEAMVAGIVSHFA